From the genome of Uranotaenia lowii strain MFRU-FL chromosome 1, ASM2978415v1, whole genome shotgun sequence, one region includes:
- the LOC129737948 gene encoding uncharacterized protein LOC129737948, translating to MAEAGVSSTPRRKNTKKQTKLVEKMEVMDKVTALMHRREHENGKVAKIFHALYPEDGSDVQLSRGKIKAYQLSVKEAYVEYKCFQDKILELVPSDEVEIHYQNFKAFEELYLEVSIALEEHSEQISLNPVAAPSPLSNPSALIIHQPLRMPIPTFDGRYESWPKFKAVFKDLVDKSPDSPAVKLYHLEKSLIGKAAGLIDAKTINEGNYDHAWQILEERFENKRHTIDTHITGLFNLKRMAKENHAELRALLDECTRHVESLKYLEQEFTGISELMLVHLLTNALDKDTRRRWEGTIKHGDLPSYHDTMKFLKEQCFVLERCEAANQSYNQPQPKPSGGKLLSTRTNTAIITKDETMIKCEICSESHANYTCPEFRALSVQERLTMVKERQMCFNCLRRNHLSMNCPSEKTCGKCRKRHHTPLHVGDGSILAAENSSSLANTILSKTPEAEEVTTAACSNKQTAAHQVLLLTAVVNVLDKNNTLHPCRVLLDSGSQANLITDSMATRLNLKRVASNVTVAGVNGTKTNSSGAAVVQIRSKYSSFAANVYCLITQQVTSNLPTVDVDIRSFSLPPGIELADPSFHRSDKVDMLLGNQWFLKLLLPGVISLADNLPTFRETQLGWVVGGECDPDGKPEQLVLSNAVTFEELNDSVKKFWEIESVPEEQTISTEESECEEHFLATHQRDDSGRYIVQLPLRNSIDELGDSRNLALRRFFALERRLVDQPELKSQYVEFMHEYEALGHCKEIFESADLKTEKIWYLPHHAVLRPSNTTTKCRVVFDASAKVNGLSLNDVLKIGAIPQEDLQSIVLRFREPRYVLSADIAKMYRQIRVNECHSSLQRIFWRNDPSQPLRVLELTTVTYGTASAPFLATRALQQLAIDEKENCPLAAEIVQRSFYVDNALFGFDYIAEAAEARIQLEKMLISGGMQLHKWASNCPELLVNIPEENKEKLVKIENFGPNEVIKTLGLMWDPVNDDLLFVSSPTSDISVPTKRQVLSLIARMFDPLGLAAPVILVGKLLMQRLWKAEIEWDENLSSDLIDEWERFREAIGSVGLLKIPRQVVVPNAIRYELHGFADASQNAYGVCVYIRSLVPGQGASLRLLTAKSKLVPKSVLTIPRKELLAALLLHRLVKKVLAAVCLPLEEKLLWSDSQIVLAWLRKSPGQLDVFVRNRVAEIIASGSDFKWNYVRTFDNPADVVSRGQSASQLATNDLWWNGPMFLRCEPYLCEVPNILPDSELPELKCNLTVCPAIQLEELPVFSKFENFRKLQRVIAYVWRYSTNIKKKSVDDRELREFPTVSEMRMAMMLIIRAIPSQCFMDEIQGIKCGKPSKRLEKLSPFLDDCGCLRVGGRLENSNLPYATKHQFILPNEHPLVQSLIASLHREHLHAGPSALMAILRSQFWVLSARSTVRKITRSCVQCFKVNPRLLDQYMGDLPRSRTERSPAFLKVGVDFAGPIFLKQNQRKASPVKGYICVFVCLVTKSLHLEVVENLATEAFIACLHRFVGRRGLPEIIFSDNGTNFVGAKHELHQLYSMLKDQLTQQKISEFCLPKEISWEMIPPNAPHMGVIWEAGVKSVKTILKKVTKDARLNFVEFQTLLIRIEALLNSRPLYSNPEDPAEPDALTPGHFIADRPLLAIPEPTCDGIPENRLSRWQYVQVLRNQFWKRWSQEYLTELQGRAKWTKKTPNIRPGMVVLVKDDNLPPQSWKLGVIEQTFPGKDGCVRVVNLRTRNGSIKRPIHKLAPLPILDNGEISKDSGAPGGVCSSQA from the coding sequence atggcGGAAGCTGGAGTATCATCCACGCCAAGAAGAAAGAACACCAAGAAGCAAACGAAGTTGGTGGAAAAAATGGAGGTTATGGATAAGGTAACGGCGCTCATGCACCGCCGGGAGCACGAGAATGGTAAAGTGGCCAAAATTTTCCATGCTTTGTATCCTGAAGATGGATCGGATGTCCAGTTATCTCGAGGTAAGATAAAAGCCTATCAACTATCGGTAAAAGAAGCATATGTTGAGTATAAATGCTTCCAAGATAAGATTCTCGAGCTCGTTCCCTCTGATGAAGTTGAAATCCATTATCAGAATTTCAAAGCATTCGAAGAACTGTACTTAGAAGTTTCGATTGCCCTCGAGGAACATTCTGAACAGATCTCATTAAATCCCGTTGCCGCACCATCTCCCTTGAGTAATCCATCAGCTCTAATTATCCACCAACCTCTTCGAATGCCCATTCCCACCTTTGATGGTCGATACGAAAGTTGGCCGAAATTTAAAGCAGTTTTCAAAGACCTTGTCGATAAGTCCCCTGATTCCCCGGCAGTAAAGTTATACCATCTAGAGAAATCCCTTATTGGAAAGGCTGCCGGGTTGATTGACGCTAAGACCATTAACGAGGGAAACTATGACCATGCTTGGCAAATTCTCGAGGAGCGTTTTGAAAATAAGCGCCACACTATTGACACTCATATTACCGGCCTATTTAATTTGAAACGCATGGCGAAGGAGAATCACGCTGAATTAAGGGCTCTCCTCGACGAATGCACGAGACATGTAGAATCACTCAAATATCTCGAGCAGGAGTTCACAGGTATTTCGGAGTTAATGTTAGTCCATCTGTTGACAAATGCGCTGGACAAAGACACTCGCCGTCGTTGGGAGGGAACAATCAAGCACGGTGACCTCCCTTCATATCATGACACGATGAAGTTCCTAAAAGAGCAATGCTTTGTTCTTGAAAGGTGTGAAGCAGCGAATCAAAGCTACAATCAACCGCAACCCAAACCATCCGGTGGGAAACTCCTGTCCACGAGAACCAACACTGCAATCATCACGAAAGACGAAACCATGATCAAGTGTGAAATCTGTTCTGAGAGTCATGCCAACTACACCTGTCCTGAATTCAGGGCTCTTTCCGTTCAAGAACGATTGACCATGGTAAAGGAAAGGCAAATGTGTTTCAACTGCCTTAGAAGAAATCACTTGAGCATGAATTGTCCATCGGAGAAAACCTGCGGCAAGTGTCGCAAACGCCACCATACTCCGCTCCATGTCGGAGACGGTTCCATATTAGCTGCTGAAAATTCCTCCTCATTGGCCAACACCATTCTCAGTAAGACTCCCGAAGCTGAAGAAGTGACAACAGCAGCATGTTCCAATAAGCAAACTGCAGCCCATCAGGTTTTGTTGCTAACTGCGGTCGTAAATGTGTTAGACAAAAACAACACCCTCCACCCTTGTCGAGTTTTATTAGACAGTGGATCCCAAGCAAACTTGATAACAGATTCCATGGCAACAAGGCTGAATTTAAAACGGGTCGCATCGAATGTGACAGTGGCTGGCGTCAATGGCACGAAGACAAATTCCTCTGGTGCTGCTGTTGTACAAATCCGCTCAAAATATTCCTCCTTCGCCGCCAATGTTTATTGTCTTATCACCCAACAAGTAACATCAAACCTCCCAACGGTTGATGTAGACATCCGTTCCTTTTCGCTGCCTCCTGGGATTGAGCTCGCCGACCCGAGTTTCCATCGTTCGGACAAAGTTGATATGCTGCTTGGTAACCAGTGGTTCCTCAAATTGCTATTGCCGGGTGTGATTTCACTGGCCGACAACCTCCCAACGTTCCGTGAAACCCAACTGGGTTGGGTAGTGGGTGGTGAATGCGATCCAGATGGTAAGCCAGAACAACTAGTCTTATCTAATGCCGTGACCTTCGAAGAACTGAATGATTCCGTAaaaaaattttgggaaattgaATCAGTTCCCGAAGAGCAAACGATTTCCACCGAAGAAAGTGAATGCGAAGAGCATTTTTTAGCTACTCATCAGCGTGACGATTCTGGTCGGTATATTGTTCAGCTACCGTTGCGCAATTCCATCGACGAGCTTGGTGATTCAAGAAATTTGGCCCTTCGAAGATTTTTCGCTTTGGAAAGACGCCTTGTCGACCAACCAGAATTGAAGTCACAATACGTCGAATTCATGCACGAGTACGAAGCACTTGGGCACTGTAAGGAGATATTTGAATCAGCTgatttaaaaacagaaaaaatatggtACCTTCCTCACCATGCAGTTCTCCGACCGTCGAACACCACTACTAAGTGCCGTGTGGTTTTTGATGCTTCGGCCAAGGTGAATGGTTTGTCATTGAACGACGTCTTGAAAATCGGTGCCATTCCTCAGGAGGACCTCCAATCGATTGTTCTTCGTTTCCGTGAGCCTCGTTATGTGTTAAGCGCCGATATTGCCAAAATGTATCGGCAAATCCGAGTGAATGAATGTCACTCATCCCTTCAGCGGATTTTTTGGAGAAATGATCCGTCTCAACCTCTTCGTGTGCTGGAATTAACCACTGTGACATATGGCACAGCTTCGGCCCCGTTTCTGGCGACTCGAGCCCTCCAGCAGCTTGCAATCGATGAGAAGGAAAATTGTCCACTAGCTGCTGAGATCGTCCAAAGGAGTTTTTACGTGGATAATGCACTATTTGGATTCGATTACATCGCCGAGGCTGCCGAGGCTCGCATACAGTTGGAGAAAATGTTGATTTCCGGAGGCATGCAGCTTCACAAGTGGGCCTCAAATTGTCCGGAACTGTTAGTGAACATACCTGAAGAAAATAAGGAAAAGTTAGTGAAAATTGAGAACTTTGGGCCAAATGAAGTGATAAAAACCCTTGGATTGATGTGGGATCCAGTGAATGATGATTTGCTGTTTGTTTCCTCGCCTACTTCCGATATATCCGTTCCCACTAAGCGACAAGTGTTGTCTCTTATCGCCCGAATGTTCGACCCGCTGGGGCTAGCCGCTCCTGTGATTCTTGTTGGCAAACTCCTGATGCAACGATTGTGGAAGGCAGAAATTGAGTGGGATGAAAATTTATCCAGTGATTTGATCGATGAATGGGAACGCTTCCGAGAAGCGATCGGAAGTGTTGGTCTGCTGAAGATTCCTCGCCAAGTTGTCGTTCCAAATGCCATCCGGTACGAACTGCACGGGTTTGCCGATGCTTCTCAAAACGCATACGGTGTTTGCGTTTATATCCGCTCTCTGGTTCCGGGACAGGGTGCATCTCTCCGATTGTTGACCGCCAAGTCCAAGCTGGTACCGAAATCTGTCCTAACTATCCCGAGGAAAGAGCTGCTTGCGGCACTTTTACTGCACAGATTGGTGAAGAAAGTtcttgctgctgtttgtttacCACTTGAAGAAAAACTGCTGTGGAGTGACAGCCAAATCGTGCTCGCTTGGTTGCGAAAAAGTCCAGGCCAACTAGATGTGTTCGTTAGAAATCGGGTTGCTGAGATTATTGCGAGTGGGTCGGATTTTAAGTGGAATTATGTTCGTACGTTTGATAATCCGGCTGATGTTGTGTCGCGTGGGCAATCAGCCAGTCAGCTGGCTACAAATGATTTGTGGTGGAATGGACCTATGTTCCTGCGATGTGAACCGTACCTATGTGAAGTGCCAAATATTCTACCGGATAGTGAACTTCCCGAACTAAAGTGTAATTTAACCGTTTGTCCGGCAATACAACTCGAAGAACTACCAGTGTttagcaaatttgaaaattttcgaaagttgCAACGTGTGATCGCGTACGTTTGGCGGTATAGTACGAACATAAAGAAGAAGTCGGTGGATGATCGTGAGTTGAGAGAATTTCCTACTGTTTCCGAAATGCGAATGGCAATGATGTTGATTATAAGGGCCATACCGTCGCAGTGTTTTATGGACGAAATACAAGGAATCAAATGTGGGAAACCGTCCAAAAGATTAGAGAAGTTGAGTCCCTTCCTAGATGACTGTGGGTGTCTTAGGGTGGGAGGACGTCTTGAAAATTCCAATTTGCCATACGCCACCAAGCATCAATTTATCCTACCGAATGAACATCCTTTGGTGCAATCTCTTATTGCTTCTCTTCATCGTGAGCATTTACATGCTGGGCCCTCGGCACTCATGGCAATTCTCCGAAGTCAGTTTTGGGTCCTGAGTGCGAGGTCGACTGTGCGCAAAATTACAAGGAGCTGCGTGCAATGTTTTAAGGTGAATCCGAGACTGCTTGACCAGTACATGGGTGACTTGCCGAGAAGCCGAACTGAAAGGTCACCAGCGTTCCTGAAAGTAGGTGTCGACTTTGCCGGTCCAATCTTCCTAAAGCAGAATCAAAGAAAGGCCTCTCCGGTGAAGGGTTACATCTGCGTTTTTGTGTGCCTTGTTACCAAATCACTACACCTGGAAGTCGTCGAGAATCTAGCTACTGAAGCATTTATAGCATGTTTGCATCGATTCGTTGGTCGTCGTGGTTTACCCGAAATAATATTCAGCGACAATGGCACCAACTTTGTTGGTGCTAAGCATGAACTCCATCAGCTGTACTCAATGCTCAAGGATCAACTCAcccagcaaaaaatttctgaattttgtttaccaaaGGAAATTTCCTGGGAAATGATTCCTCCTAACGCTCCTCACATGGGGGTCATTTGGGAAGCAGGTGTAAAGAGCGTGAAGACTATACTGAAGAAGGTGACGAAGGACGCCCGCTTGAACTTCGTTGAATTTCAAACGCTACTCATCCGAATCGAAGCCCTGCTGAACTCTAGACCCCTCTACTCGAATCCTGAAGACCCGGCTGAACCTGATGCTCTAACACCAGGACACTTCATAGCTGATCGTCCCTTATTGGCTATTCCGGAACCAACCTGTGATGGCATCCCAGAAAACCGTCTATCTCGTTGGCAATATGTGCAAGTACTCCGCAATCAATTTTGGAAGAGATGGTCTCAAGAATATTTAACCGAGCTCCAAGGTCGTGCTAAGTGGACTAAAAAGACCCCAAATATTCGCCCGGGAATGGTGGTCCTAGTGAAGGATGATAATCTGCCACCTCAATCATGGAAACTTGGAGTAATCGAACAAACCTTCCCTGGAAAGGACGGTTGTGTTAGAGTTGTGAATCTTCGAACAAGGAATGGTTCTATTAAACGTCCTATTCATAAGCTGGCTCCTCTTCCCATCCTGGACAACGGAGAAATATCCAAAGACAGTGGTGCCCCGGGGGGAGTATGTTCAAGCCAagcttga